A genomic segment from Candidatus Korarchaeum cryptofilum OPF8 encodes:
- a CDS encoding MBL fold metallo-hydrolase: protein MQIVLLIVIAIFIALFYALSSKTSKKYVEGARLVVLVDNNPQKQGLRTAWGLSVYVEANGMRLLFDTGPEPAVLKVNAEELGVDLSKVDFVVISHSHGDHTNGLKLLASIKPGIVVYIPPDEGLERYVRSLGLRPVQVNSTLEIAGGIYVVKPLYGPPIEEALAIETSGGLIIVVGCSHPGIVNVVRQAARDIGARPYIVLGGFHMAGAKPQEVQGVISQLLEMGVERIYPLHCSGEAIRSYLYGESYRGGGVGLEIIQDVVND from the coding sequence ATGCAGATCGTTCTTCTAATAGTCATCGCGATCTTCATTGCTCTCTTCTATGCATTGAGCTCTAAGACCTCGAAAAAATACGTTGAGGGCGCACGTCTAGTGGTCCTCGTGGACAATAATCCTCAAAAGCAGGGACTTAGAACAGCCTGGGGCCTCTCAGTTTACGTTGAGGCTAATGGAATGAGATTGCTCTTCGATACCGGGCCAGAACCGGCTGTCCTGAAGGTTAACGCTGAGGAGCTAGGTGTGGATCTGAGTAAGGTGGATTTCGTCGTAATAAGTCATTCGCATGGGGATCACACGAATGGATTGAAGCTCTTAGCCTCGATTAAGCCTGGAATCGTCGTTTATATTCCACCGGATGAGGGCCTCGAGAGGTACGTTAGGAGCTTGGGCCTGAGGCCAGTTCAAGTTAACAGTACTCTCGAGATAGCCGGAGGGATATACGTAGTTAAACCGCTCTACGGCCCTCCTATCGAGGAGGCCCTAGCCATAGAGACGAGCGGAGGATTAATTATAGTAGTAGGCTGCAGTCATCCCGGTATCGTGAACGTCGTCAGGCAGGCCGCGAGGGATATAGGAGCGAGGCCCTACATCGTTCTAGGAGGGTTCCATATGGCCGGAGCTAAGCCTCAAGAAGTTCAGGGAGTCATATCTCAGCTCCTGGAGATGGGAGTGGAGAGGATATACCCCTTACACTGCAGCGGGGAAGCCATAAGGAGCTACCTCTATGGTGAGAGCTATAGAGGGGGCGGAGTGGGTCTGGAAATAATTCAAGATGTCGTAAACGACTAG
- a CDS encoding PaREP1 family protein: protein MIVLPKKIERKLKEEAEKTGVSEEELVLEALSKALNEPLDPEARLEVHLKLSEKYMREAEDLLAKGDYAQASEKAWGAAAQIVKALAAREGKEIRSHRELNEEVSRISKGTGDDEIRALWQSAAALHQNFYENWLPPDMVEGNIRDVRKFVEKMRKLF from the coding sequence TTGATCGTACTGCCTAAGAAGATCGAGAGGAAGCTGAAGGAGGAAGCTGAGAAAACTGGAGTCTCCGAAGAGGAGCTCGTGCTGGAGGCTCTATCCAAAGCACTTAATGAACCCCTAGATCCGGAGGCAAGGTTAGAAGTCCACTTGAAGCTCTCGGAGAAGTACATGAGGGAAGCGGAGGATCTCCTGGCTAAGGGGGATTACGCTCAGGCTTCCGAGAAAGCCTGGGGAGCCGCCGCTCAGATAGTTAAAGCATTAGCTGCGAGAGAGGGGAAGGAGATAAGGAGCCACAGGGAGCTGAATGAGGAGGTTTCCAGGATATCGAAGGGCACAGGGGATGATGAGATAAGAGCTCTATGGCAGTCTGCGGCAGCGCTTCACCAGAACTTCTATGAAAACTGGCTCCCTCCTGATATGGTCGAGGGAAATATCAGGGATGTGAGGAAGTTTGTGGAGAAGATGAGGAAGCTCTTCTGA
- a CDS encoding pyrimidine dimer DNA glycosylase/endonuclease V, with product MRLWSIHPKYLDRIGLVAVWREGLLAKRVLEGKTKGYRNHPQLLRFKESERPLDSIDAYLFQIYLEARRRGYSFDISKIRDIELLGILKVTRGQLEFEFTHLLIKLEMRDRRKFEELKNLDLRDLEPNPIFIVIEGGVEKWEKSSI from the coding sequence TTGAGGCTCTGGTCAATCCATCCCAAGTACTTAGATCGCATCGGTCTAGTTGCCGTTTGGAGGGAAGGTCTATTGGCTAAGCGAGTTCTCGAGGGGAAGACGAAAGGTTACCGAAATCACCCCCAACTCTTGAGATTTAAGGAGAGCGAGAGGCCGCTGGATTCAATCGATGCGTATCTCTTTCAGATATATCTAGAGGCGAGGAGGAGGGGGTATTCGTTCGATATCTCTAAAATAAGGGACATTGAGCTTCTAGGGATTCTGAAAGTAACTAGGGGGCAACTTGAGTTTGAATTCACTCATCTGCTGATAAAATTAGAAATGCGTGATAGGAGGAAGTTCGAGGAGCTGAAGAATTTAGATCTTAGAGACTTGGAGCCCAATCCGATCTTCATAGTAATTGAGGGTGGGGTAGAGAAGTGGGAGAAATCTTCAATATGA
- a CDS encoding prepilin peptidase, translating to MMLPLILAIITLLIASLYDLKDRQVPDELWVPGVAVGLSIKVLEWERTVKFLENYWPFLLLLAIMLLIEWFLSTSGEADLLAYLTLASLMSGKCWFPDALIIYIASKVLMVLTLPFQFLLNLITVMRHPELIEGFDEPIWRKLLALLLLTPYRRPLSFYATVAEIEVGGKRKFVLRAALKPISDEMPEEGKWIAPTYPMIPFILAATIITALC from the coding sequence ATGATGCTCCCCCTGATCTTAGCGATCATAACACTACTGATAGCGAGCTTATACGACCTGAAGGATAGGCAGGTCCCCGATGAGCTCTGGGTACCGGGGGTAGCGGTTGGCTTATCCATCAAGGTATTGGAATGGGAGCGAACTGTGAAATTCCTAGAGAATTACTGGCCCTTCCTCCTTCTCCTCGCGATAATGCTCTTAATAGAGTGGTTCCTCTCTACATCAGGTGAGGCTGACCTCCTAGCTTACCTTACACTAGCATCACTGATGTCCGGAAAGTGCTGGTTTCCAGACGCCCTCATCATATACATAGCATCGAAGGTGCTGATGGTCCTAACTCTGCCCTTCCAGTTCTTATTGAACTTGATCACTGTGATGAGGCATCCCGAGTTAATTGAGGGATTCGATGAGCCTATCTGGAGGAAGTTGCTTGCTCTGCTACTATTGACTCCCTACAGGAGGCCTCTCTCCTTCTACGCAACGGTAGCTGAGATTGAGGTGGGAGGGAAGAGGAAGTTCGTCTTGAGAGCTGCTCTCAAACCCATAAGCGATGAGATGCCGGAGGAAGGGAAGTGGATAGCACCCACTTATCCTATGATTCCCTTCATACTGGCTGCGACCATCATAACCGCATTATGCTGA